In Meriones unguiculatus strain TT.TT164.6M chromosome 17, Bangor_MerUng_6.1, whole genome shotgun sequence, a single window of DNA contains:
- the LOC132648783 gene encoding zinc finger protein 431-like isoform X4, whose product MDTVTYEDVHVNFTHEEWSLLDSSQKSLYRDVMLETYWNLTAIGYKLEDQNIEEYCQSSRRHGSYNICHCGNKPCEHNGYGKKQCAFTLNSFLQIYERIHSEQKPYECNQCNKICANFHSLREHEKSHIREKPYECNHCGNTFPSCSSLQIHIRTHTGEKPYDCHECGKAFGCSSHLQIHKRSHVVEKPYVCNECGKVFALRSNLQRHKRSHTGEKPYDCNECGKAFTSRSNLQIHKRTHTGEKPYDCKECGKAFATRCRLQKHERTHTGEKPYQCNQCGKAFTGHSHLQIHERSHNGEKPYECSQCGKAFAQNGDLHRHERIHTGEKPYGCNQCGKAFASRSNLRNHEEHHTLEKPYECTHCGKAFAYCSNLYIHERIHKGERPYKCNQCGKAFARSSYLHIHERIHAGEKPHECSQCGKAFLFPSSLQIHERTHTGDKPYNCTQCGKAFARRSLLQVHERSHSGEKPYVCNHCSKAFVCRSSLRIHERSHTGEKPYECNQCDKAFASRSSLRNHEKHHTVEKPNECTQCGKSLACCSHFQIHEKGQTAKKLYECTQCGKAFASWSSLHNHEKCHTGEIPYGCN is encoded by the exons ATG GACACAGTGACCTATGAGgatgtgcatgtgaatttcacTCATGAAGAGTGGAGTTTGCTGGattcttcccagaagagtctctatagagatgtgatgctggagacctactgGAACCTCACTGCAATAG GTTACAAATTAGAAGACCAGAATATTGAAGAATACTGTCAAAGTTCCAGAAGACATGGAAG CTACAACATCTGTCACTGTGGAAACAAGCCTTGTGAGCATAACGGATATGGAAAGAAGCAGTGTGCCTTTACACTGAACAGTTTTCTTCAAATATATGAAAGAATCCATAGTGAacaaaaaccctatgaatgtaatcaatgcaATAAAATCTGTGCAAATTTCCATAGTCTTCGTGAACATGAAAAAAGTCATATtagagaaaaaccctatgaatgtaatcactgtggtaacACTTTTCCAAGTTGCAGTTCTCTACAGATCCACATAAGAACTCATACGGGAGAAAAGCCGTATGATTGCcacgaatgtggtaaagcctttggaTGTAGCAGTCAtcttcaaatacacaaaagaagTCATGTGGTAGAGAAACCTTATGTTtgcaatgaatgtggtaaagtaTTTGCACTTCGCAGTAATCTTCAGAGACACAAAAGAAgtcatacaggagagaaaccctatgattgcaatgaatgtggtaaagcctttacaagtCGCAGTAAtcttcaaatacacaaaagaactcatacgggagagaaaccctatgattGCAaggaatgtggtaaagcctttgcaactCGCTGTCGTCTTCAaaaacatgaaagaactcacactggagagaaaccttatcaatgtaatcagtgtggtaaagcctttacaggCCACAGTCATcttcaaatacatgaaagaagtcacaatggagagaaaccctatgaatgttctcaatgtggtaaagcctttgcacagaatgGTGATCTTCacaggcatgaaagaattcatactggagagaaaccctatggatgtaatcagtgtggtaaagcctttgcaagtcGTAGTAATCTTCGAAATCATGAAGAACATCATACTCttgagaaaccctatgaatgtactcactgtggtaaagcctttgcatattgCAGTAATCTTTAtatacatgaaagaattcataagGGAGAGAGGccctataaatgtaatcaatgtggtaaagcctttgcacgctcCAGTTATCTTCATATccatgaaagaattcatgctggagagaaaccccatgaGTGTAGTCAATGTGGAAAAGCATTTTTATTTCCCAGTAGTcttcaaatacatgaaagaactcacactggagataAACCTTATAATTgtactcaatgtggtaaagcctttgcacgccgCAGTCTTCTTCAGGTACATGAAAGAagtcatagtggagagaaaccttatgtgTGTAATCATTGCAGTAAAGCCTTTGTGTGTCGCAGTAGTCTTCGAATACATGAGCGATCTCATActggtgagaaaccttatgaatgtaatcagtgtgataaagcctttgcaagtCGTAGTAGCCTTCGAAATCATGAAAAACATCATACAGTTGAGAAACCTAATGAATGTACTCAGTGTGGTAAGTCACTTGCATGTTGCAGtcattttcaaattcatgaaAAAGGTCAGACTGCAAAGAAACTCTATGAATgtactcaatgtggtaaagcctttgcatcttgGAGTAGTCTTCATAATCATGAAAAATGTCATACTGGAGAGATACCCTATGGATGTAATTGA
- the LOC132648783 gene encoding zinc finger protein 431-like isoform X2 has translation MDTVTYEDVHVNFTHEEWSLLDSSQKSLYRDVMLETYWNLTAIGYKLEDQNIEEYCQSSRRHGSYNICHCGNKPCEHNGYGKKQCAFTLNSFLQIYERIHSEQKPYECNQCNKICANFHSLREHEKSHIREKPYECNHCGNTFPSCSSLQIHIRTHTGEKPYDCHECGKAFGCSSHLQIHKRSHVVEKPYVCNECGKVFALRSNLQRHKRSHTGEKPYDCNECGKAFTSRSNLQIHKRTHTGEKPYDCKECGKAFATRCRLQKHERTHTGEKPYQCNQCGKAFTGHSHLQIHERSHNGEKPYECSQCGKAFAQNGDLHRHERIHTGEKPYGCNQCGKAFASRSNLRNHEEHHTLEKPYECTHCGKAFAYCSNLYIHERIHKGERPYKCNQCGKAFARSSYLHIHERIHAGEKPHECSQCGKAFLFPSSLQIHERTHTGDKPYNCTQCGKAFARRSLLQVHERSHSGEKPYVCNHCSKAFVCRSSLRIHERSHTGEKPYECNQCDKAFASRSSLRNHEKHHTVEKPNECTQCGKSLACCSHFQIHEKGQTAKKLYECTQCGKAFASWSSLHNHEKCHTGEIPYGCN, from the exons GACACAGTGACCTATGAGgatgtgcatgtgaatttcacTCATGAAGAGTGGAGTTTGCTGGattcttcccagaagagtctctatagagatgtgatgctggagacctactgGAACCTCACTGCAATAG GTTACAAATTAGAAGACCAGAATATTGAAGAATACTGTCAAAGTTCCAGAAGACATGGAAG CTACAACATCTGTCACTGTGGAAACAAGCCTTGTGAGCATAACGGATATGGAAAGAAGCAGTGTGCCTTTACACTGAACAGTTTTCTTCAAATATATGAAAGAATCCATAGTGAacaaaaaccctatgaatgtaatcaatgcaATAAAATCTGTGCAAATTTCCATAGTCTTCGTGAACATGAAAAAAGTCATATtagagaaaaaccctatgaatgtaatcactgtggtaacACTTTTCCAAGTTGCAGTTCTCTACAGATCCACATAAGAACTCATACGGGAGAAAAGCCGTATGATTGCcacgaatgtggtaaagcctttggaTGTAGCAGTCAtcttcaaatacacaaaagaagTCATGTGGTAGAGAAACCTTATGTTtgcaatgaatgtggtaaagtaTTTGCACTTCGCAGTAATCTTCAGAGACACAAAAGAAgtcatacaggagagaaaccctatgattgcaatgaatgtggtaaagcctttacaagtCGCAGTAAtcttcaaatacacaaaagaactcatacgggagagaaaccctatgattGCAaggaatgtggtaaagcctttgcaactCGCTGTCGTCTTCAaaaacatgaaagaactcacactggagagaaaccttatcaatgtaatcagtgtggtaaagcctttacaggCCACAGTCATcttcaaatacatgaaagaagtcacaatggagagaaaccctatgaatgttctcaatgtggtaaagcctttgcacagaatgGTGATCTTCacaggcatgaaagaattcatactggagagaaaccctatggatgtaatcagtgtggtaaagcctttgcaagtcGTAGTAATCTTCGAAATCATGAAGAACATCATACTCttgagaaaccctatgaatgtactcactgtggtaaagcctttgcatattgCAGTAATCTTTAtatacatgaaagaattcataagGGAGAGAGGccctataaatgtaatcaatgtggtaaagcctttgcacgctcCAGTTATCTTCATATccatgaaagaattcatgctggagagaaaccccatgaGTGTAGTCAATGTGGAAAAGCATTTTTATTTCCCAGTAGTcttcaaatacatgaaagaactcacactggagataAACCTTATAATTgtactcaatgtggtaaagcctttgcacgccgCAGTCTTCTTCAGGTACATGAAAGAagtcatagtggagagaaaccttatgtgTGTAATCATTGCAGTAAAGCCTTTGTGTGTCGCAGTAGTCTTCGAATACATGAGCGATCTCATActggtgagaaaccttatgaatgtaatcagtgtgataaagcctttgcaagtCGTAGTAGCCTTCGAAATCATGAAAAACATCATACAGTTGAGAAACCTAATGAATGTACTCAGTGTGGTAAGTCACTTGCATGTTGCAGtcattttcaaattcatgaaAAAGGTCAGACTGCAAAGAAACTCTATGAATgtactcaatgtggtaaagcctttgcatcttgGAGTAGTCTTCATAATCATGAAAAATGTCATACTGGAGAGATACCCTATGGATGTAATTGA
- the LOC132648783 gene encoding zinc finger protein 431-like isoform X3 — translation MLETYWNLTAIGYKLEDQNIEEYCQSSRRHGSYNICHCGNKPCEHNGYGKKQCAFTLNSFLQIYERIHSEQKPYECNQCNKICANFHSLREHEKSHIREKPYECNHCGNTFPSCSSLQIHIRTHTGEKPYDCHECGKAFGCSSHLQIHKRSHVVEKPYVCNECGKVFALRSNLQRHKRSHTGEKPYDCNECGKAFTSRSNLQIHKRTHTGEKPYDCKECGKAFATRCRLQKHERTHTGEKPYQCNQCGKAFTGHSHLQIHERSHNGEKPYECSQCGKAFAQNGDLHRHERIHTGEKPYGCNQCGKAFASRSNLRNHEEHHTLEKPYECTHCGKAFAYCSNLYIHERIHKGERPYKCNQCGKAFARSSYLHIHERIHAGEKPHECSQCGKAFLFPSSLQIHERTHTGDKPYNCTQCGKAFARRSLLQVHERSHSGEKPYVCNHCSKAFVCRSSLRIHERSHTGEKPYECNQCDKAFASRSSLRNHEKHHTVEKPNECTQCGKSLACCSHFQIHEKGQTAKKLYECTQCGKAFASWSSLHNHEKCHTGEIPYGCN, via the exons atgctggagacctactgGAACCTCACTGCAATAG GTTACAAATTAGAAGACCAGAATATTGAAGAATACTGTCAAAGTTCCAGAAGACATGGAAG CTACAACATCTGTCACTGTGGAAACAAGCCTTGTGAGCATAACGGATATGGAAAGAAGCAGTGTGCCTTTACACTGAACAGTTTTCTTCAAATATATGAAAGAATCCATAGTGAacaaaaaccctatgaatgtaatcaatgcaATAAAATCTGTGCAAATTTCCATAGTCTTCGTGAACATGAAAAAAGTCATATtagagaaaaaccctatgaatgtaatcactgtggtaacACTTTTCCAAGTTGCAGTTCTCTACAGATCCACATAAGAACTCATACGGGAGAAAAGCCGTATGATTGCcacgaatgtggtaaagcctttggaTGTAGCAGTCAtcttcaaatacacaaaagaagTCATGTGGTAGAGAAACCTTATGTTtgcaatgaatgtggtaaagtaTTTGCACTTCGCAGTAATCTTCAGAGACACAAAAGAAgtcatacaggagagaaaccctatgattgcaatgaatgtggtaaagcctttacaagtCGCAGTAAtcttcaaatacacaaaagaactcatacgggagagaaaccctatgattGCAaggaatgtggtaaagcctttgcaactCGCTGTCGTCTTCAaaaacatgaaagaactcacactggagagaaaccttatcaatgtaatcagtgtggtaaagcctttacaggCCACAGTCATcttcaaatacatgaaagaagtcacaatggagagaaaccctatgaatgttctcaatgtggtaaagcctttgcacagaatgGTGATCTTCacaggcatgaaagaattcatactggagagaaaccctatggatgtaatcagtgtggtaaagcctttgcaagtcGTAGTAATCTTCGAAATCATGAAGAACATCATACTCttgagaaaccctatgaatgtactcactgtggtaaagcctttgcatattgCAGTAATCTTTAtatacatgaaagaattcataagGGAGAGAGGccctataaatgtaatcaatgtggtaaagcctttgcacgctcCAGTTATCTTCATATccatgaaagaattcatgctggagagaaaccccatgaGTGTAGTCAATGTGGAAAAGCATTTTTATTTCCCAGTAGTcttcaaatacatgaaagaactcacactggagataAACCTTATAATTgtactcaatgtggtaaagcctttgcacgccgCAGTCTTCTTCAGGTACATGAAAGAagtcatagtggagagaaaccttatgtgTGTAATCATTGCAGTAAAGCCTTTGTGTGTCGCAGTAGTCTTCGAATACATGAGCGATCTCATActggtgagaaaccttatgaatgtaatcagtgtgataaagcctttgcaagtCGTAGTAGCCTTCGAAATCATGAAAAACATCATACAGTTGAGAAACCTAATGAATGTACTCAGTGTGGTAAGTCACTTGCATGTTGCAGtcattttcaaattcatgaaAAAGGTCAGACTGCAAAGAAACTCTATGAATgtactcaatgtggtaaagcctttgcatcttgGAGTAGTCTTCATAATCATGAAAAATGTCATACTGGAGAGATACCCTATGGATGTAATTGA
- the LOC132648783 gene encoding zinc finger protein 431-like isoform X1, which translates to MSSARADTVTYEDVHVNFTHEEWSLLDSSQKSLYRDVMLETYWNLTAIGYKLEDQNIEEYCQSSRRHGSYNICHCGNKPCEHNGYGKKQCAFTLNSFLQIYERIHSEQKPYECNQCNKICANFHSLREHEKSHIREKPYECNHCGNTFPSCSSLQIHIRTHTGEKPYDCHECGKAFGCSSHLQIHKRSHVVEKPYVCNECGKVFALRSNLQRHKRSHTGEKPYDCNECGKAFTSRSNLQIHKRTHTGEKPYDCKECGKAFATRCRLQKHERTHTGEKPYQCNQCGKAFTGHSHLQIHERSHNGEKPYECSQCGKAFAQNGDLHRHERIHTGEKPYGCNQCGKAFASRSNLRNHEEHHTLEKPYECTHCGKAFAYCSNLYIHERIHKGERPYKCNQCGKAFARSSYLHIHERIHAGEKPHECSQCGKAFLFPSSLQIHERTHTGDKPYNCTQCGKAFARRSLLQVHERSHSGEKPYVCNHCSKAFVCRSSLRIHERSHTGEKPYECNQCDKAFASRSSLRNHEKHHTVEKPNECTQCGKSLACCSHFQIHEKGQTAKKLYECTQCGKAFASWSSLHNHEKCHTGEIPYGCN; encoded by the exons atgtcttctgcaagagca GACACAGTGACCTATGAGgatgtgcatgtgaatttcacTCATGAAGAGTGGAGTTTGCTGGattcttcccagaagagtctctatagagatgtgatgctggagacctactgGAACCTCACTGCAATAG GTTACAAATTAGAAGACCAGAATATTGAAGAATACTGTCAAAGTTCCAGAAGACATGGAAG CTACAACATCTGTCACTGTGGAAACAAGCCTTGTGAGCATAACGGATATGGAAAGAAGCAGTGTGCCTTTACACTGAACAGTTTTCTTCAAATATATGAAAGAATCCATAGTGAacaaaaaccctatgaatgtaatcaatgcaATAAAATCTGTGCAAATTTCCATAGTCTTCGTGAACATGAAAAAAGTCATATtagagaaaaaccctatgaatgtaatcactgtggtaacACTTTTCCAAGTTGCAGTTCTCTACAGATCCACATAAGAACTCATACGGGAGAAAAGCCGTATGATTGCcacgaatgtggtaaagcctttggaTGTAGCAGTCAtcttcaaatacacaaaagaagTCATGTGGTAGAGAAACCTTATGTTtgcaatgaatgtggtaaagtaTTTGCACTTCGCAGTAATCTTCAGAGACACAAAAGAAgtcatacaggagagaaaccctatgattgcaatgaatgtggtaaagcctttacaagtCGCAGTAAtcttcaaatacacaaaagaactcatacgggagagaaaccctatgattGCAaggaatgtggtaaagcctttgcaactCGCTGTCGTCTTCAaaaacatgaaagaactcacactggagagaaaccttatcaatgtaatcagtgtggtaaagcctttacaggCCACAGTCATcttcaaatacatgaaagaagtcacaatggagagaaaccctatgaatgttctcaatgtggtaaagcctttgcacagaatgGTGATCTTCacaggcatgaaagaattcatactggagagaaaccctatggatgtaatcagtgtggtaaagcctttgcaagtcGTAGTAATCTTCGAAATCATGAAGAACATCATACTCttgagaaaccctatgaatgtactcactgtggtaaagcctttgcatattgCAGTAATCTTTAtatacatgaaagaattcataagGGAGAGAGGccctataaatgtaatcaatgtggtaaagcctttgcacgctcCAGTTATCTTCATATccatgaaagaattcatgctggagagaaaccccatgaGTGTAGTCAATGTGGAAAAGCATTTTTATTTCCCAGTAGTcttcaaatacatgaaagaactcacactggagataAACCTTATAATTgtactcaatgtggtaaagcctttgcacgccgCAGTCTTCTTCAGGTACATGAAAGAagtcatagtggagagaaaccttatgtgTGTAATCATTGCAGTAAAGCCTTTGTGTGTCGCAGTAGTCTTCGAATACATGAGCGATCTCATActggtgagaaaccttatgaatgtaatcagtgtgataaagcctttgcaagtCGTAGTAGCCTTCGAAATCATGAAAAACATCATACAGTTGAGAAACCTAATGAATGTACTCAGTGTGGTAAGTCACTTGCATGTTGCAGtcattttcaaattcatgaaAAAGGTCAGACTGCAAAGAAACTCTATGAATgtactcaatgtggtaaagcctttgcatcttgGAGTAGTCTTCATAATCATGAAAAATGTCATACTGGAGAGATACCCTATGGATGTAATTGA